From the Deinococcus gobiensis I-0 genome, the window CTCGACGAATACGAATTCGATCACCTGACCCTCGATCAGCACGGGGCCATCGCGGTCCTGACGGTCAACCGGCCTCAGGCCCTGAACGCCCTGAACGGCGCGCTGCTGGGCGAACTGGCCCAGGTGGCCGACCTGATCGCCGACCACGCCGACATCGGGGTGCTGATCGTGACCGGGGGCGGCGACCGGGCCTTCGTGGCCGGGGCCGACATCTTGGAGCTGAGCAGCCTGGACGGCGTGTACGCGGGCCGCGAACTCTCCTTGTCGGGCCAGGACGTCATGGGCCGCCTGAGTACCCTGCCCATTCCGGTGATCGCCGCCATCAACGGCTTCGCGCTCGGCGGTGGGCTGGAGTTGGCGCTCGCCTGCGACGTGCGCGTGGCCGCGCCGGGCGCGAAGCTGGGTCTGCCCGAGGCCTCGCTGGGCCTGATTCCCGGGTTCGGGGGCACGCAGCGCCTCGCCCGGCTGGTCGGGATGGGCCGCGCCCTGGACCTGATGCTCACCGCGCGCCAGGTCACGGCCGAGGAGGCCCTGAACATGGGGCTGGTGAACTACGTCGCCGACGAGCCGCTGCGCCGCGCCCGCGAGGTGGCC encodes:
- a CDS encoding enoyl-CoA hydratase/isomerase family protein, with the translated sequence MTGEYMLDEYEFDHLTLDQHGAIAVLTVNRPQALNALNGALLGELAQVADLIADHADIGVLIVTGGGDRAFVAGADILELSSLDGVYAGRELSLSGQDVMGRLSTLPIPVIAAINGFALGGGLELALACDVRVAAPGAKLGLPEASLGLIPGFGGTQRLARLVGMGRALDLMLTARQVTAEEALNMGLVNYVADEPLRRAREVAEQMLKNGPIALSLVKEAVRRGLDSSLEAGLEIEADLFGLTVATSDFREGTGAFLAKRRPEFKGE